In a single window of the Vibrio celticus genome:
- a CDS encoding ABC transporter ATP-binding protein, translating into MTIAFSNFSFRYESLDKPTLKNINLRIEKGEKIVIIGPSGSGKSTLGQCLNGLIPHAIKGEVTGSLEINGKNISEFSMHDYTEQVGTVLQDTDSQFVGLSIGEDIAFALENQLMSNIDMYPLVKSTAKMVDLADMLERSPHDLSGGQKQRVSLAGILVDDVDILLFDEPLASLDPKTGKATIEIIDQLHKETNKTIVIIEHRLEDVLHRDIDRVILMERGEIVADTTPDEILASELLDTHGIREPLYLSALKAAKAPLSSEDKLSNLKALDYKRFRPAVQAWFAERPAPIAEKQYPPLLEVHGLTYSYDGEKNALEDVSFKIGKGEFVSILGKNGSGKSTITKLIMGVIDADSGSSYLNGEDLSELSIFERSQKVGVVMQNPNHMISHHMIFDEIAFGLRNRNIAEELITEKVEHVLELCGLSKFRHWPIEALSYGQKKRVTIASILVLEPELLILDEPTAGQDYRNYTSMLAFIQKLNRDLGITVVIISHDMHLVLEYTTRSIVIADSKLIANAAMTEVFSQPSLLERANLCTTSIYELATMMKIDDTNAFMQYFIDYERSAQ; encoded by the coding sequence ATGACTATAGCATTTTCGAACTTCTCTTTTAGATATGAGTCGCTGGATAAACCGACGCTAAAAAATATCAATCTAAGGATAGAGAAAGGAGAGAAAATCGTCATTATTGGACCAAGTGGTAGTGGTAAATCTACCCTAGGTCAGTGTCTCAATGGTCTGATACCTCATGCAATTAAAGGTGAGGTAACTGGCTCTTTAGAGATAAACGGCAAGAATATCTCTGAGTTTTCGATGCACGATTATACCGAGCAAGTCGGCACGGTATTACAAGATACTGACAGCCAGTTTGTGGGTTTGAGTATCGGTGAAGATATCGCTTTCGCACTCGAAAACCAGTTGATGTCGAACATTGACATGTACCCGTTAGTTAAGTCGACGGCAAAAATGGTCGACCTAGCGGACATGCTTGAGCGTTCACCTCATGACCTTTCTGGTGGTCAAAAACAGCGAGTATCGTTAGCGGGCATCTTAGTTGATGACGTTGATATCTTGCTATTTGATGAGCCTCTAGCAAGCCTTGACCCGAAAACGGGTAAAGCAACGATTGAGATCATCGATCAGCTACATAAAGAAACCAACAAGACCATCGTGATTATCGAGCACCGCCTCGAGGATGTCCTACATCGCGATATCGACCGCGTGATCTTAATGGAACGTGGTGAAATCGTTGCTGATACGACACCCGATGAAATCTTGGCTTCTGAATTACTTGATACACACGGTATTCGTGAACCGCTTTACTTGTCGGCGCTTAAGGCGGCGAAAGCCCCACTAAGCAGCGAAGACAAGCTGTCAAACCTCAAGGCTTTAGACTACAAAAGGTTCCGCCCTGCTGTTCAAGCATGGTTTGCTGAGCGCCCTGCCCCGATAGCAGAGAAGCAGTACCCACCTTTACTCGAAGTTCATGGTCTAACTTATTCTTACGACGGCGAGAAGAACGCACTCGAAGATGTCAGCTTCAAGATTGGCAAAGGTGAGTTTGTTTCGATTCTAGGCAAAAATGGTTCAGGCAAATCTACCATCACTAAACTCATCATGGGTGTGATCGATGCCGATTCTGGATCTTCCTATCTAAATGGTGAAGACCTATCTGAGCTTTCTATCTTTGAAAGAAGCCAGAAAGTCGGCGTCGTGATGCAGAACCCAAATCATATGATCTCGCATCATATGATTTTTGACGAGATTGCTTTTGGTCTTCGTAACCGCAATATTGCAGAAGAGCTGATCACAGAAAAAGTAGAGCATGTTCTTGAGCTATGTGGGCTGAGCAAGTTCCGCCACTGGCCGATCGAAGCCCTGAGCTACGGCCAGAAAAAACGTGTAACGATCGCATCTATCTTGGTACTGGAGCCTGAGCTTCTTATCTTGGATGAACCGACTGCAGGTCAAGACTACCGTAACTACACATCCATGCTGGCATTCATCCAAAAGCTTAATCGTGATTTGGGTATTACCGTTGTGATCATTTCACACGACATGCACCTCGTTCTCGAGTACACCACACGTTCAATCGTAATCGCAGACAGCAAGTTGATTGCCAATGCCGCGATGACGGAAGTATTTAGCCAACCATCACTTCTAGAACGTGCAAATCTTTGTACCACCAGCATTTATGAACTCGCGACTATGATGAAAATCGACGACACCAATGCGTTTATGCAGTACTTCATCGACTACGAGAGAAGCGCTCAATGA
- a CDS encoding ECF-type riboflavin transporter substrate-binding protein: MNFSAKTVVVIAIGAALYGIGGLPMFGVPVFANTTLKPAMAVLALFSVLFGPIVGFLVGFIGHWVTDLFAGWGVWLTWVLGSGIVGMVIGLFPMMTKNRLQQGELPMKDFVLFVILALAGNVVGYGCSAFLDTILYAEPFTKVFTQLSIIAAGNTVLIAVVGFLILKSVAKRNKQSRNLTEA, from the coding sequence ATGAACTTTTCAGCTAAAACAGTAGTCGTTATTGCCATTGGCGCGGCACTGTACGGCATTGGTGGTTTACCTATGTTTGGTGTCCCAGTGTTTGCGAACACGACATTGAAACCAGCGATGGCAGTTCTAGCACTGTTTTCTGTTTTGTTCGGCCCAATTGTTGGCTTCTTAGTTGGCTTTATCGGTCACTGGGTTACGGATCTATTCGCAGGCTGGGGCGTGTGGTTAACTTGGGTTTTAGGCTCAGGTATCGTAGGTATGGTTATCGGCTTATTCCCAATGATGACTAAGAACCGCCTTCAACAAGGTGAACTGCCAATGAAAGATTTTGTATTGTTCGTGATACTGGCCCTTGCAGGTAACGTTGTAGGCTATGGCTGCTCTGCGTTCCTCGACACCATCCTGTACGCAGAACCGTTTACTAAAGTCTTCACTCAACTGTCTATCATCGCAGCGGGTAACACCGTTCTGATCGCTGTTGTGGGCTTCCTGATCCTAAAATCAGTCGCTAAACGCAACAAACAAAGCCGCAACCTGACTGAGGCATAA
- a CDS encoding HlyD family secretion protein, which produces MDLLLIMTYAALCITIFKVFNIPLNKWTVPTAVLGGVVIVGTLILLMNYNHPFTQLGNQVYSTTPIVSGVRGKVIEVPVEANSPLKKGDILFKIDPIPFEAEVAKLEAKVKEASQGALGLESQVAEAEAAKIKAIAERDKAQREFSRYKRGFESGAFTEQQLDTRRQAYKASEAAVKVAEASQQQAQIALNSEIGGENTAVAGLLADLRKAQFNLDQTVVRAPTDGYVTQLALRPGVMAVPLPLAPVMTFVHTEEKYYIAAFRQNSLQRLHPGFEAEFLFRALPGKIFKGRIDEVIPAIGESQIQARGTLIGTNAFRTHGRVFAKMTITDDLSDYHLPMGTAVEVAVYSDSFTHVSIMRKVLIRMKSWQNYLYLDH; this is translated from the coding sequence ATGGATTTACTACTGATAATGACCTACGCGGCACTTTGTATCACTATTTTCAAAGTATTTAATATCCCACTAAACAAATGGACAGTGCCTACCGCTGTGCTCGGTGGTGTGGTCATCGTAGGAACATTGATCTTATTAATGAACTACAACCATCCTTTCACACAACTTGGCAACCAAGTTTACTCAACGACTCCGATAGTTTCAGGCGTTAGAGGTAAAGTCATTGAGGTTCCTGTTGAAGCAAATTCTCCTTTAAAGAAAGGAGACATCCTCTTTAAAATTGACCCTATCCCTTTTGAAGCCGAAGTCGCTAAGCTCGAGGCGAAAGTAAAAGAAGCAAGCCAAGGAGCACTTGGACTTGAATCTCAAGTTGCTGAAGCTGAAGCTGCTAAAATCAAAGCGATTGCAGAAAGAGACAAAGCGCAACGCGAGTTTTCTCGTTATAAGCGTGGCTTTGAAAGTGGTGCGTTCACCGAACAACAATTGGATACTCGTAGACAAGCTTATAAGGCATCGGAAGCAGCAGTAAAAGTAGCAGAAGCAAGTCAACAACAAGCTCAGATTGCTCTAAATTCTGAAATTGGTGGCGAGAACACCGCAGTAGCAGGATTACTTGCAGACTTACGTAAGGCTCAATTCAACCTTGACCAAACAGTCGTAAGAGCACCAACGGATGGATATGTTACACAACTAGCACTACGTCCGGGCGTAATGGCTGTGCCACTTCCTCTTGCTCCTGTCATGACATTTGTCCATACGGAAGAGAAATACTACATCGCAGCATTCAGACAAAACTCATTGCAACGACTGCATCCTGGTTTCGAAGCTGAATTTTTATTCAGGGCACTACCAGGTAAAATCTTCAAAGGACGCATTGATGAAGTAATCCCAGCCATTGGGGAGAGTCAAATTCAAGCACGCGGTACGCTTATTGGTACCAATGCATTTCGCACTCATGGACGGGTATTTGCTAAAATGACCATCACTGATGACCTGTCTGACTACCATTTACCTATGGGTACTGCGGTTGAAGTTGCTGTTTATTCTGACAGCTTTACCCACGTATCGATCATGCGTAAGGTCCTTATTCGCATGAAGAGTTGGCAAAACTATCTATACCTAGACCACTAA
- a CDS encoding DUF3302 domain-containing protein, producing MFLDYFALGLLIFVALVIFYGIIVIHDIPYEIAKERNHPHQDAIHVSGWVSLFTLHTIWPFLWIWATLWRKDRGWGFEKLEEEQHDIHHRVDVLIDQVSTLQKEIAQLKQAGAEQSSPEKETNNVQDQEAK from the coding sequence ATGTTTTTAGACTACTTTGCACTCGGCTTACTCATTTTCGTTGCTCTAGTCATCTTTTACGGCATCATCGTTATTCACGATATCCCTTATGAAATAGCCAAAGAACGTAATCATCCTCACCAAGATGCAATTCACGTCTCAGGCTGGGTTAGCCTATTCACTTTGCACACAATTTGGCCCTTTCTATGGATTTGGGCAACATTATGGCGCAAAGACCGAGGCTGGGGCTTCGAAAAACTCGAAGAAGAGCAGCACGATATTCACCACCGAGTGGATGTTTTAATCGATCAAGTGAGTACCCTTCAGAAAGAAATCGCACAGCTCAAGCAAGCTGGTGCTGAGCAAAGCAGTCCAGAGAAAGAGACAAACAACGTTCAAGATCAGGAGGCTAAGTAA
- a CDS encoding DMT family transporter produces the protein MFIGELAAIGAAIVWACATWIYGQFGHRFSAMQLNMVKGVVASGMMLLVMPLIPMPEFELSTNHFLILAISGVIGIAIGDSAYFAALKRIGANKTLLLESLAPPLSGVLALMFLGAVLTVQSWLGVVITTLAVTFVVFQPSKSASGESNDKAQWGGIGYGLVASVCQASGVVISHYALVAGDIPPLLGALIRLTIGVFAVMLIIPFVEKKPYSSIKRDLWEMTKLDKLWLLGAIFVGTFLALWLQQVALKNANPAIAQTLIATSPVFILVIYALKGEKVSKQSIIGTLAALAGISLFFYQ, from the coding sequence ATGTTTATAGGTGAATTGGCGGCTATTGGCGCTGCAATTGTGTGGGCATGTGCGACTTGGATCTATGGGCAATTTGGACATCGCTTCTCTGCGATGCAATTGAACATGGTTAAGGGGGTAGTGGCGTCAGGGATGATGTTGCTGGTTATGCCTCTTATCCCGATGCCGGAGTTTGAACTGAGTACCAACCATTTTCTGATATTGGCAATTTCAGGTGTGATTGGCATAGCGATTGGAGATAGCGCCTATTTTGCAGCGTTGAAAAGAATCGGCGCCAATAAGACGCTGTTACTGGAATCTTTAGCACCGCCTCTTTCTGGTGTGCTGGCATTAATGTTCCTTGGCGCTGTATTGACAGTGCAAAGCTGGCTCGGTGTCGTGATTACAACACTGGCGGTGACCTTCGTTGTCTTCCAGCCATCAAAATCGGCGAGCGGTGAATCGAATGATAAAGCGCAGTGGGGGGGTATTGGTTATGGGCTTGTGGCGAGTGTCTGTCAGGCATCTGGTGTGGTTATTTCTCATTACGCGTTAGTGGCGGGTGATATCCCACCATTGTTAGGTGCTTTGATTCGCCTGACGATTGGCGTGTTTGCTGTGATGCTGATTATCCCTTTCGTTGAAAAGAAGCCGTATTCATCGATAAAAAGAGATTTATGGGAAATGACCAAGCTCGATAAACTGTGGTTATTAGGAGCAATCTTTGTCGGGACGTTTCTCGCTCTATGGCTTCAACAAGTGGCGTTGAAGAATGCTAACCCTGCGATTGCACAAACGTTGATAGCGACCAGCCCGGTCTTTATTTTGGTGATTTATGCGCTGAAAGGGGAGAAGGTGTCAAAGCAAAGTATCATAGGCACACTTGCCGCCCTTGCTGGTATTTCTCTGTTCTTTTATCAATAA
- a CDS encoding GGDEF domain-containing protein gives METLLSKITDAGLDPSSVSGEEAIIFWNHIRQHVSTTQTEQAHCYIISSEYRAELQQNQTSIEELRRALDLLHLPADIEDILTVKTSLSDRLVETGDYTSALNEFVSSSTIAVEHGHIDEYVLAILGMGNLCDSYGDHNRALRYYQKISSIDHAISSRSLRLKFKLHMVASLLLLNRITAASDLLNECEELSILVSDKLLTAQILLYQAKVLRAKKKYHEALRCLSKVQYPANNTQASWLATMTRLELAHCLSATGKQDYASMILSSTDKRVKAYSSPVLAKRFYDSLSDVCMNQGRFQEALSYEKKGYRIETDLMKQIPISELGASQLRRLSRFELQLKLILSEQENKELKETTEQHKNAVAQLQQDVFTDPLTGLHNRRWLDVKLKDLLLHEAPFALMVVDIDHFKSINDELSHLVGDKAIVSVSQELRSYFKFKGASCVRFGGEEFLVILENTDLPKAEMHSENYRERIFQFGWHEILGERGLTVSIGITLHRDGENTQRTFYRADKALYRAKANGRNQVCTE, from the coding sequence ATGGAAACTCTATTAAGCAAGATCACAGACGCCGGTTTAGACCCTTCATCAGTATCAGGTGAAGAAGCGATCATCTTCTGGAACCACATTCGTCAGCACGTTTCGACAACGCAAACAGAGCAAGCGCACTGCTATATCATTAGCTCTGAATACCGTGCCGAGTTACAACAAAATCAAACCAGTATCGAAGAGTTGAGACGAGCACTCGATCTGCTCCACCTTCCTGCCGATATCGAAGATATTCTGACAGTCAAAACCAGTTTAAGTGACCGCTTAGTTGAAACTGGTGATTACACCTCAGCACTCAATGAATTCGTCAGTTCATCGACTATCGCGGTTGAACACGGTCATATCGATGAGTATGTATTAGCTATTTTAGGCATGGGCAACCTGTGTGATTCCTATGGCGATCACAACAGAGCTCTTCGCTACTATCAAAAAATCAGCAGCATAGACCATGCGATCAGCAGTCGCTCACTTCGCCTCAAATTCAAGCTGCATATGGTAGCAAGCCTACTTCTACTCAATCGCATTACAGCAGCCAGCGATTTACTGAATGAGTGCGAAGAACTGAGTATTTTGGTGAGTGACAAGTTGCTCACAGCTCAAATATTGCTTTACCAAGCAAAGGTGCTGCGCGCTAAGAAAAAATACCACGAAGCGCTACGCTGTCTGTCTAAAGTTCAATACCCAGCCAACAACACTCAAGCAAGCTGGCTCGCAACCATGACTCGACTAGAGCTAGCACATTGCCTAAGCGCAACTGGTAAGCAAGACTACGCGAGCATGATTTTGTCGAGCACGGACAAACGTGTAAAAGCCTACTCGTCGCCAGTACTTGCAAAACGATTCTACGATTCGCTAAGTGATGTGTGTATGAATCAAGGGCGTTTTCAAGAAGCGCTAAGCTATGAGAAAAAAGGCTACCGAATTGAAACCGATTTGATGAAGCAGATCCCGATCAGTGAACTCGGTGCAAGCCAACTACGCCGCCTATCCCGTTTTGAATTACAACTCAAACTCATTCTCTCTGAACAAGAGAACAAAGAGTTGAAAGAGACAACTGAGCAACACAAGAATGCGGTAGCTCAGCTTCAACAAGACGTGTTCACCGATCCATTAACAGGGTTGCACAACCGCCGCTGGTTAGATGTGAAGCTGAAAGACCTGTTGCTTCACGAAGCACCTTTCGCCTTGATGGTTGTTGATATCGACCACTTTAAGTCTATCAATGATGAACTGAGTCACTTAGTCGGTGATAAAGCGATTGTTAGTGTCTCTCAAGAGCTGCGTTCATACTTTAAGTTTAAAGGCGCATCGTGTGTCAGGTTTGGCGGAGAAGAGTTCCTCGTCATTCTAGAGAACACTGATCTTCCGAAGGCAGAAATGCACTCTGAAAATTATCGAGAGCGCATCTTCCAATTTGGATGGCATGAAATACTTGGGGAGCGTGGTTTGACCGTGAGTATTGGTATCACTTTGCATCGTGACGGAGAGAATACTCAACGTACCTTCTACCGTGCCGATAAAGCGCTATACCGAGCTAAAGCCAACGGTCGTAATCAAGTGTGTACAGAGTAA
- a CDS encoding lactate dehydrogenase: MSNDKLPKDADGLQLNFCKTLACDNFGLSDAKRYVLQHANPKRPAMVCRECGAFPPLLNNREVLSELHRLRQLHSDGLPACRNDDCDNFGLSVHTHKHLYHAFGYSGDRQRYRCKDCQSTFVDKWSGSNKKLQFQENLMGLLFMGYSVREICRKLEINPKTFYDHVDHIASRCRRKLAMIDARWVNHAKDYQFASHYQRLQPQSNNGVVWIATGEAHSGYILCQHVNYSQNEEPSGNVDHNPYDDVARFVSKEHSSEANLELPQPSDKLKERIEQQYQVILARGNVEDPMGNLTTFSYPSKGALIRPPYTSYAHFLHVLDMCNEDKHVAIYMPQDPLLRSAALSVCLPRIQSQNIDLMYVEEDSGWQDDQSFEKIDIVHMSWWRDRWAIANQGDNQKGICYLTGNNPEPKQWFNTASIQQTKFYQQRFQLLFDSFINEPRRKLRPGGILPLLDIFRAWHNLCYQDKQGLTAAQRLGVAELPLTLKQLLS, encoded by the coding sequence GTGTCTAACGACAAGCTGCCAAAAGATGCGGATGGTTTGCAACTCAACTTTTGTAAAACATTGGCGTGTGACAACTTTGGCTTGAGCGATGCAAAACGGTATGTTTTGCAACACGCGAACCCTAAGCGTCCAGCGATGGTTTGTCGTGAATGTGGAGCTTTCCCCCCCTTACTTAACAATCGTGAAGTGTTAAGCGAACTTCATCGCCTGCGACAACTTCACAGCGATGGCCTTCCTGCTTGCCGCAATGATGATTGCGATAACTTTGGCCTATCGGTTCATACCCACAAACATCTTTACCATGCCTTCGGTTACAGCGGTGACAGGCAACGTTATCGATGCAAAGACTGCCAATCAACCTTCGTTGATAAATGGTCTGGATCCAATAAAAAACTTCAGTTTCAAGAGAACCTCATGGGCTTATTGTTCATGGGTTATTCCGTACGTGAAATCTGCAGAAAATTAGAGATCAATCCAAAGACTTTCTATGATCATGTTGACCATATCGCGAGTCGATGCCGTCGCAAATTAGCGATGATCGATGCTCGATGGGTTAATCATGCCAAGGACTATCAATTCGCTTCCCATTATCAGCGCTTACAACCACAAAGTAACAACGGTGTGGTCTGGATAGCGACAGGCGAAGCGCATTCTGGTTACATCCTTTGCCAGCATGTCAATTACTCTCAAAATGAAGAGCCTTCGGGAAATGTTGACCATAACCCCTACGACGATGTGGCGCGCTTTGTCTCAAAGGAGCACTCGTCAGAGGCAAACCTCGAACTTCCTCAGCCTTCTGATAAACTAAAAGAGCGTATTGAACAGCAATACCAAGTGATTCTGGCAAGAGGCAATGTTGAAGACCCTATGGGTAACCTCACGACGTTTAGCTACCCTTCGAAAGGGGCACTCATTCGACCGCCTTACACCTCTTACGCTCACTTCTTACATGTGTTGGATATGTGTAACGAAGACAAGCATGTCGCCATTTATATGCCACAAGATCCATTACTAAGATCTGCCGCTTTAAGTGTATGTTTGCCGCGCATACAGAGTCAAAATATTGACCTCATGTATGTCGAAGAAGATTCAGGCTGGCAAGACGATCAAAGTTTTGAAAAGATCGACATCGTTCACATGAGTTGGTGGCGAGATCGCTGGGCTATTGCCAATCAGGGTGATAACCAGAAAGGTATCTGCTACCTAACCGGTAACAATCCAGAACCAAAACAGTGGTTTAACACGGCCTCAATTCAACAAACTAAGTTCTATCAACAGCGCTTTCAGCTGTTATTTGATAGCTTTATTAATGAGCCCAGACGTAAGCTTCGTCCTGGGGGCATTCTTCCATTGCTCGACATATTTAGAGCTTGGCACAATCTGTGCTACCAAGATAAGCAAGGGCTCACGGCAGCACAACGCTTAGGCGTAGCGGAGCTGCCATTAACTCTAAAGCAACTACTTTCATAG
- the deoD gene encoding purine-nucleoside phosphorylase produces the protein MATPHINAQAGDFAETVLMPGDPLRAKYIAETFLDDVKQVCDVRNMFGYTGTYKGKKVSVMGHGMGIPSCCIYVHELIAEFGVKNVIRVGSCGAVRDDVKLMDVVIGMGASTDSKVNRIRFNNHDFAAIADFGLLEEAVNQARAQEVPVKVGNVFSADLFYTPEADLFEKMEKLGILGVDMEAAGIYGVAADLGAKALTILTVSDHIIRGEKLSSEERQKSFNDMMKVALETAINI, from the coding sequence ATGGCTACACCTCATATTAATGCTCAAGCTGGTGATTTCGCAGAAACAGTACTTATGCCGGGCGACCCGCTTCGCGCAAAATACATTGCAGAAACATTCCTTGATGACGTGAAGCAAGTTTGTGACGTTCGCAACATGTTTGGCTACACAGGCACTTACAAAGGTAAGAAAGTTTCTGTCATGGGCCACGGTATGGGTATCCCATCATGCTGCATCTACGTACACGAGCTAATCGCTGAGTTCGGAGTGAAAAACGTAATTCGCGTAGGTAGCTGTGGCGCAGTACGTGACGACGTTAAACTAATGGACGTTGTTATCGGTATGGGTGCATCTACTGACTCAAAAGTAAACCGTATTCGTTTCAACAACCACGACTTCGCTGCTATCGCTGATTTCGGTCTTCTAGAAGAAGCAGTAAACCAAGCTCGTGCACAAGAAGTTCCAGTTAAAGTTGGTAACGTATTCTCTGCAGACCTTTTCTACACTCCAGAAGCTGACCTTTTCGAAAAAATGGAAAAGCTAGGCATCCTAGGTGTTGATATGGAAGCGGCTGGTATCTACGGCGTTGCTGCAGACCTTGGTGCTAAAGCACTAACCATCCTAACAGTATCTGACCACATCATCCGTGGTGAAAAACTAAGTTCTGAAGAGCGTCAAAAGTCTTTCAACGACATGATGAAAGTTGCTCTAGAGACAGCAATCAACATCTAA
- a CDS encoding L,D-transpeptidase family protein, translating into MSHCANSTPLPSMKTRLHRAASLVVRTTLLASGIASSWVSAATFQLPPTESRIVGRIQQHEVAAGETLAIIAKQYDIGFLSLMAANKGVDPFLPAEGYVLSIPSRLILPDTPRKGIVINLAELRLYYFEPEKNQVHVFPVGIGRVGRDTPEMITKISQKRPNPTWTPPNSIRKEYLEKGIELPRVVPAGPENPLGEYALRLAYGAGDYLIHGTNKDFGIGLRVSSGCIRMEPKDIEWLFEQVNRGEQVTIINEPIKVSLEPDRSVFVEAHEPLTRSDGSKKSLQIPVELKWWLEDAELPNSKAKAVIFAQNGVPVEIAPPVIEF; encoded by the coding sequence ATGTCGCATTGCGCTAACTCGACGCCTTTACCGTCAATGAAAACACGACTCCACAGGGCGGCGTCGCTTGTTGTAAGAACTACTTTGCTTGCCAGCGGGATAGCTTCATCGTGGGTGTCTGCTGCAACCTTTCAATTGCCACCTACAGAAAGCCGCATTGTGGGCAGAATCCAGCAGCATGAAGTGGCGGCGGGCGAAACCTTGGCCATCATTGCCAAGCAATACGATATTGGTTTTCTCTCTTTAATGGCAGCCAACAAAGGGGTGGACCCTTTTCTTCCCGCGGAAGGCTATGTGTTAAGCATTCCAAGCCGCTTGATTTTGCCTGACACTCCGAGAAAGGGGATCGTCATCAATCTTGCTGAGTTAAGGTTGTATTACTTTGAGCCCGAGAAAAATCAGGTGCATGTTTTCCCTGTCGGCATCGGTCGAGTGGGGCGCGATACTCCCGAGATGATCACCAAGATAAGCCAAAAAAGGCCGAATCCAACATGGACGCCGCCAAATTCAATTCGCAAAGAGTATCTTGAAAAGGGCATTGAATTACCGAGAGTGGTTCCCGCAGGGCCAGAAAACCCATTGGGTGAGTACGCTTTGAGACTTGCTTATGGCGCTGGCGATTATTTGATCCATGGTACTAACAAAGACTTTGGAATAGGTTTACGAGTTAGCTCTGGTTGTATCCGAATGGAACCTAAAGATATTGAGTGGCTATTTGAGCAAGTGAACCGTGGTGAACAGGTCACTATTATCAATGAGCCGATTAAGGTGTCATTAGAACCAGATAGAAGTGTGTTTGTTGAAGCGCACGAACCATTAACTCGAAGTGACGGCTCAAAGAAATCATTACAGATCCCTGTGGAACTAAAATGGTGGCTTGAAGACGCAGAACTGCCAAATTCAAAGGCGAAAGCGGTTATCTTTGCTCAAAACGGCGTGCCTGTAGAGATAGCACCACCTGTGATTGAGTTTTAA
- a CDS encoding Lpp/OprI family alanine-zipper lipoprotein — MNKTLIAAAASVFILAGCSSEPEEAAVSEMDQLTNQVAQLTSEVEALKSDKAAAEMKAQEAEAAAMAAKEEADRANERIDNIAESYTK; from the coding sequence ATGAATAAGACGTTAATCGCAGCTGCAGCATCAGTTTTCATTCTAGCCGGTTGTTCTTCAGAGCCAGAAGAAGCTGCAGTGTCAGAAATGGATCAACTAACTAACCAAGTGGCTCAACTTACAAGCGAAGTTGAAGCACTTAAGAGTGACAAAGCAGCAGCAGAAATGAAGGCTCAAGAAGCAGAAGCAGCCGCTATGGCAGCGAAAGAAGAAGCGGATCGTGCTAACGAACGCATCGATAACATCGCTGAGTCTTACACTAAGTAG